A part of Winslowiella toletana genomic DNA contains:
- a CDS encoding glucose 1-dehydrogenase, with the protein MKRDFSGKTVVITGACRGIGAGIAERFAGDGARLVMVSNDGERVQATAEKLRAQYGAEILALQVDVTDEAQVQALYQQAAEKFGSIDVSIQNAGVITIATYDTMPKADFERILAVNTTGVWLCCREAAKYMVKQQSGSLINTSSGQGRQGFIYTPHYAASKMGVIGITQSLAHELAPWHITVNAFCPGIIESEMWDYNDRVWGEILSNDSKRYGKGELMAEWVEGIPLKRAGQPRDVAGLVAFLASDDARYITGQTINVDGGLIMS; encoded by the coding sequence ATGAAGCGTGATTTTAGCGGGAAAACGGTGGTGATCACCGGTGCCTGCCGTGGCATTGGCGCCGGGATTGCAGAGCGTTTTGCCGGGGATGGCGCCCGGCTGGTAATGGTTTCTAATGATGGTGAGCGGGTGCAGGCGACGGCAGAAAAACTGCGCGCGCAGTATGGCGCGGAGATTCTGGCGCTACAGGTTGATGTGACCGATGAAGCGCAGGTGCAGGCGCTGTATCAGCAGGCGGCAGAGAAGTTCGGCAGCATCGATGTTTCGATTCAGAATGCCGGGGTGATCACCATTGCAACTTACGACACTATGCCAAAAGCCGATTTCGAGCGCATCCTCGCGGTGAATACTACCGGCGTCTGGCTCTGCTGCCGCGAAGCGGCGAAATATATGGTGAAGCAGCAGAGCGGCAGCCTGATCAATACCTCTTCCGGCCAGGGGCGTCAGGGCTTTATCTATACGCCACACTACGCAGCCAGCAAAATGGGGGTGATCGGCATTACCCAGAGCCTGGCCCATGAGCTGGCGCCCTGGCATATCACCGTCAATGCCTTCTGCCCGGGAATTATCGAAAGTGAGATGTGGGACTATAACGACCGTGTATGGGGGGAGATTCTCAGCAACGACAGCAAACGTTACGGCAAAGGCGAACTGATGGCGGAGTGGGTTGAGGGTATCCCGCTAAAACGCGCCGGGCAGCCGCGCGATGTCGCCGGGCTGGTGGCGTTTCTGGCGTCCGATGACGCGCGCTATATCACCGGACAGACCATCAATGTCGATGGCGGATTAA